The following coding sequences lie in one Kamptonema formosum PCC 6407 genomic window:
- a CDS encoding CBS domain-containing protein, translated as MLKASDIMTQDVATIRGSATVAEAVKLMRLKSLRALIVDIRNQQDAYGILTQTDIVSKVVAYGKDLEKIRVYEIMTKPCIVVNPDLGVEYVARLFANTGIRIAPVISNTLIGIISQTDILFKGDFLENPKAPLMRRELGKAIEKAKSISSAKGITSQEAIDAWALTEELEAEVTYQEGTEPKEKTAFQLYCEENPEILQVRHQILSATV; from the coding sequence ATGCTGAAAGCATCTGACATTATGACTCAAGATGTTGCTACCATTCGTGGTTCTGCAACAGTAGCTGAAGCCGTTAAATTGATGCGGCTAAAGAGCTTGCGGGCTTTAATTGTAGATATCCGCAATCAGCAAGATGCTTATGGTATTCTCACCCAGACGGATATTGTCTCTAAGGTTGTTGCTTATGGAAAAGACCTAGAGAAAATCCGCGTTTATGAGATTATGACCAAGCCTTGTATTGTTGTCAATCCCGATCTAGGAGTTGAGTATGTAGCGAGGTTGTTTGCTAATACAGGTATCCGCATTGCTCCAGTAATTAGCAATACTTTGATTGGCATTATTTCTCAAACCGATATTCTGTTTAAAGGCGATTTCCTAGAAAATCCTAAAGCTCCCCTGATGCGGCGAGAATTGGGGAAAGCGATTGAGAAAGCCAAATCAATTTCTAGTGCTAAAGGTATTACCAGTCAGGAAGCTATTGATGCTTGGGCTTTGACAGAGGAGCTGGAAGCTGAGGTTACTTATCAAGAAGGAACTGAGCCGAAAGAAAAAACTGCTTTTCAGCTATACTGTGAGGAGAATCCAGAAATTTTACAGGTACGACACCAAATTTTGAGTGCAACTGTTTGA
- a CDS encoding cysteine dioxygenase family protein — protein sequence MNTRDWLITDSGECQPRPTAREWDLISDCYYLHRFLTDILDLVEQANNEAEQWDYLPQIRMRVRQLITNSYWVQTQYLEPCPKTGLAILTLYDEIGYPLTIQNVTFAPGVISPIHNHGSWGIVAVLKGQEKHRFWRRCNDAEFPSKIELTGEKVFRAGEIISFTPNAIHSVEAVGEEPTVTFHLYGDVLPRSRFEFNITTQTAKSF from the coding sequence ATGAATACTAGAGATTGGCTAATAACAGACAGTGGAGAGTGTCAACCTCGACCTACAGCTAGGGAGTGGGATTTAATTAGTGACTGCTATTACTTACATCGCTTCCTAACAGACATTTTGGATTTGGTTGAACAGGCAAACAATGAAGCGGAACAGTGGGATTATTTACCCCAAATCCGAATGCGTGTACGCCAATTAATTACAAATTCATATTGGGTACAAACTCAATACCTAGAGCCTTGTCCAAAAACAGGTCTTGCGATTCTGACGCTGTATGATGAGATTGGATATCCACTAACTATCCAAAACGTCACCTTTGCACCTGGAGTAATTTCACCCATTCACAATCATGGCAGTTGGGGGATAGTGGCGGTGCTCAAGGGACAAGAAAAACATCGTTTTTGGCGACGCTGTAACGATGCAGAGTTTCCCTCAAAAATTGAACTTACAGGCGAAAAAGTTTTTCGGGCTGGAGAAATTATCAGTTTTACACCTAATGCTATTCATAGTGTAGAAGCAGTAGGAGAGGAACCCACAGTCACTTTTCATCTTTATGGTGATGTCTTGCCACGATCCCGTTTTGAGTTCAATATTACAACCCAGACAGCCAAAAGTTTTTAG
- a CDS encoding helix-turn-helix domain-containing protein: MGIWQQHPGAARMLIWLLFKTKMGKEQRVTVPTLMRVAYGEKKFNTLSSQKDERKRLMKIFENDLEVISCYGINPVFDPITYPLEIQPLWVKLKNIPEEAEAALDFWIADGSKNNRLTDVAPRGKWNRLMNARVLHFEIPPEWESPTKMKVIQPQKTKERNRTKVKPSVELSSQQIIEARKIRLLSQRELASLMGKSQSWIRDIENGRFQVKGEDQMLLRKVLGMM, from the coding sequence ATGGGCATTTGGCAACAACATCCAGGTGCGGCACGGATGTTAATTTGGTTATTATTTAAAACCAAAATGGGTAAAGAACAGCGTGTCACAGTACCTACATTAATGCGCGTAGCGTATGGTGAGAAAAAATTCAATACTTTATCTTCACAAAAAGATGAACGCAAACGGCTAATGAAAATCTTTGAAAATGATTTAGAAGTTATCAGTTGCTATGGAATAAACCCAGTATTCGATCCCATTACTTATCCACTAGAAATTCAACCCCTATGGGTGAAGCTCAAAAATATTCCAGAAGAAGCAGAGGCGGCTTTAGACTTTTGGATTGCAGATGGTAGTAAGAATAATCGCCTAACTGATGTGGCACCTCGTGGTAAGTGGAATCGTTTAATGAACGCACGAGTATTACATTTTGAAATCCCGCCTGAATGGGAATCTCCCACCAAAATGAAAGTTATTCAGCCTCAAAAAACCAAAGAGAGAAATAGAACCAAGGTTAAACCATCGGTTGAACTTTCATCTCAACAGATTATTGAGGCAAGGAAGATAAGGCTTTTGAGTCAGAGAGAATTAGCATCATTAATGGGCAAAAGTCAAAGCTGGATTAGAGATATTGAAAATGGTCGCTTTCAAGTCAAGGGAGAAGACCAAATGTTACTGCGGAAAGTGTTAGGGATGATGTAA
- the nifT gene encoding putative nitrogen fixation protein NifT: MKVMLRRGTTGKLMVYVAKKDLEEEVVSETELNGNKILTLTNGWELEIANLLEPLKLPQTVEAKRLA; this comes from the coding sequence ATGAAAGTAATGTTACGTCGCGGTACAACCGGCAAATTAATGGTTTACGTTGCCAAGAAAGATTTGGAAGAGGAAGTAGTGAGTGAAACGGAATTAAATGGGAACAAAATCTTGACTTTGACAAATGGTTGGGAATTAGAAATTGCTAATTTACTCGAACCATTGAAATTACCACAAACAGTAGAAGCCAAACGCTTAGCTTAG
- a CDS encoding nitrogen fixation protein NifZ translates to MQLDELELDLPPCFEIGQKVQTRKLIRNDGTFPGQEIGATLAKKGEIGYVISIGTFLQNSYIYAVHFMGTGYIVGCRARELEPFETVI, encoded by the coding sequence ATGCAGCTAGATGAATTAGAACTTGACTTGCCTCCTTGTTTTGAAATTGGTCAAAAAGTCCAAACACGCAAGTTAATCCGTAATGATGGAACCTTTCCGGGTCAGGAAATTGGGGCCACTTTAGCAAAAAAGGGTGAAATTGGCTATGTGATTTCTATCGGGACATTTTTACAAAACTCCTATATTTATGCTGTGCATTTTATGGGAACAGGCTATATTGTTGGTTGTCGTGCCAGAGAACTAGAACCATTTGAAACAGTAATTTGA
- the cysE gene encoding serine O-acetyltransferase produces the protein MLQTFAPLTVKPISQEKLYAQGRTTTPAATEDAQSTNPLLNWWQTIKIDFQIIFERDPAARNWLEVLCFYPGFHALEMHRVAHWLHNLKVPFFPRLISYLTRFFTGVEIHPGAVIGKGVFIDHGMGVVIGETAILGDYTLIYQGVTLGGTGKESGKRHPTLGKYVVVGAGAKVLGNIEVGDYVRIGAGSIVLRDVPSDCTVVGVPGRNIRRIPQNTCPLEHGKMPDAEAALIRSLVDRIEKLEEHILRLQVGQK, from the coding sequence ATGCTACAGACTTTTGCCCCTTTAACAGTTAAGCCTATTTCACAAGAAAAACTGTATGCTCAAGGTCGTACAACCACTCCAGCAGCAACAGAGGATGCCCAATCTACTAATCCACTTCTAAACTGGTGGCAAACAATCAAAATTGATTTTCAGATTATTTTCGAGCGCGACCCCGCCGCCCGTAATTGGCTGGAAGTTCTTTGCTTTTACCCAGGGTTTCATGCTTTGGAAATGCATCGGGTTGCCCACTGGTTACACAATCTTAAAGTTCCCTTTTTCCCCCGTCTAATTTCTTACCTAACCCGATTCTTCACCGGTGTCGAAATTCACCCTGGCGCGGTCATTGGTAAGGGGGTATTTATCGATCATGGGATGGGAGTAGTCATTGGGGAAACAGCAATTTTAGGAGATTACACCCTAATTTATCAGGGCGTTACTTTGGGAGGTACGGGAAAAGAAAGCGGTAAGCGTCATCCGACTCTTGGTAAGTATGTTGTTGTCGGGGCAGGTGCGAAGGTTTTAGGTAATATTGAAGTAGGTGATTATGTCCGCATTGGCGCTGGCTCTATTGTATTACGAGACGTGCCTTCAGATTGTACAGTTGTAGGTGTTCCTGGTAGAAATATTCGTCGCATTCCTCAAAATACTTGTCCACTAGAACACGGAAAAATGCCAGATGCAGAAGCGGCACTGATTCGCAGTTTAGTCGATCGAATTGAGAAATTAGAGGAGCATATTCTTCGCCTTCAAGTTGGTCAAAAGTAG
- the nifB gene encoding nitrogenase cofactor biosynthesis protein NifB: protein MTPQPGILTKTSATQSTGCSSSSCGTSTDGIDEKLKKRIENHPCYSEEAHHHYARMHVAVAPACNIQCNYCNRKYDCANESRPGVVSELLTPEEAAHKVLVIAGKIPQMTVLGIAGPGDPLANPEKTFRTFELISDKAPDIKLCLSTNGLMLPDYVEKIKQLNVDHVTITINMVDPEIGTQIYPWVHYRRKRYKGIEAARILHERQMEGLQALKEADILCKVNSVMIPGVNDHHLPEVNEVIRSKGAFLHNIMPLISAPEHGTHFGLTGQRGPTPKELKTVQDNCAGNMKMMRHCRQCRADAVGLLGEDRSQEFTKDKFMEMQPEYNIESRQEVHAGIEKFKDELKSAKAKLKPSQKVANSPKILVAVATKGGGLVNQHFGHAKEFQIYEVDANEAKFVGHRKIDHYCQSGYGEEATLEHTIKALSDCKAILVSKVGECPKADLQTAGLVVVEAYDVIEKVARAFYDTHILKSSNAIPEIVGCI, encoded by the coding sequence ATGACACCCCAACCTGGAATCCTTACTAAAACAAGCGCTACTCAATCTACTGGTTGTAGTTCTTCTAGCTGTGGTACTTCCACCGATGGAATTGACGAAAAACTTAAAAAGCGGATTGAAAACCATCCGTGTTATAGCGAAGAAGCACACCATCACTATGCCAGAATGCACGTTGCAGTTGCTCCCGCTTGCAACATTCAATGTAATTATTGTAATCGGAAATACGACTGTGCTAACGAAAGTCGTCCTGGGGTAGTTAGTGAACTGCTAACACCCGAAGAAGCCGCTCATAAAGTATTAGTGATTGCCGGCAAAATTCCGCAAATGACAGTATTGGGAATTGCGGGCCCAGGCGACCCATTAGCCAACCCGGAAAAAACTTTCCGCACCTTTGAGTTAATTTCTGATAAAGCCCCAGATATCAAGCTTTGTTTATCAACTAACGGCTTAATGTTGCCCGATTATGTTGAAAAAATTAAGCAACTCAACGTGGATCATGTCACCATTACTATTAATATGGTAGATCCCGAAATCGGCACACAAATCTATCCTTGGGTTCACTATCGGCGGAAGCGTTACAAAGGCATTGAAGCAGCTAGAATTTTGCACGAACGGCAAATGGAAGGCTTACAAGCACTAAAAGAAGCCGATATTCTTTGCAAAGTGAACTCAGTAATGATTCCCGGAGTTAACGACCATCACTTACCAGAAGTAAATGAAGTGATTCGTTCTAAAGGGGCATTTCTTCACAACATTATGCCTCTGATTTCAGCACCAGAACATGGCACACACTTTGGTTTAACTGGTCAGCGCGGGCCGACACCAAAAGAACTGAAAACAGTGCAAGATAACTGTGCTGGCAACATGAAGATGATGCGCCACTGTCGCCAATGTCGGGCCGATGCTGTAGGACTCTTAGGCGAAGACAGAAGCCAAGAATTTACTAAAGATAAATTCATGGAAATGCAGCCAGAGTACAACATTGAATCACGGCAAGAAGTTCATGCTGGCATTGAGAAGTTTAAAGACGAACTCAAATCAGCCAAAGCAAAGCTCAAACCTAGTCAGAAAGTTGCTAACAGCCCCAAAATTCTTGTAGCAGTAGCAACTAAAGGCGGTGGTTTAGTAAATCAGCACTTTGGTCATGCTAAAGAGTTTCAAATTTACGAAGTAGATGCTAACGAAGCTAAATTCGTCGGTCATCGCAAAATCGATCATTACTGCCAAAGCGGTTACGGCGAGGAAGCGACTTTAGAACACACGATTAAAGCTCTTTCTGATTGTAAAGCAATTCTAGTTTCCAAAGTCGGCGAATGTCCGAAAGCGGATTTACAAACAGCAGGTTTAGTTGTAGTGGAAGCTTACGACGTAATTGAGAAAGTTGCCCGTGCATTTTATGACACCCATATTCTCAAAAGCTCTAACGCTATTCCTGAGATTGTAGGTTGTATTTAA
- the nifS gene encoding cysteine desulfurase NifS yields MSTCIYLDNNATTKVDPGVLEAMLPYLTEYYGNPSSMHTFGGKVGKAVKQARAQVAGLLGADDSEIVFTSCGSESNNTAIRAALAAQPDRRHIITTQVEHAAVINVCKQLEKQGYTVTYLSVDRQGQLDLMELEAALTGNTALVSTMYANNESGTIFPIEKIGALAKEYGAVFHVDAVQAVGKIPLNMKESTIDLLTLSGHKLHAPKGIGALYVRRGFHFRPLLIGGHQERGRRAGTENVAGIIGLGKAAELELLHMPEAIQRESKLRDRLEENLLLTIPNCEVNGDPAHRLPNTTNIGFKYIEGEAILLSLDRYGICASSGSACTSGSLEPSHVLRAMGLPYVILHGSIRFSLSRYTTDAEIDRVLTVMPGIVERLRSLSPFNSDSADWLQDRQEAVTVSR; encoded by the coding sequence ATGTCAACTTGTATTTACCTAGATAATAATGCCACAACCAAGGTAGATCCAGGAGTGTTGGAAGCAATGCTACCCTACCTAACCGAATATTATGGCAATCCCTCCAGTATGCACACCTTTGGGGGAAAAGTAGGAAAAGCTGTAAAACAAGCCAGAGCACAAGTAGCAGGTCTTTTGGGAGCAGATGATTCAGAAATTGTGTTTACCAGTTGTGGCAGTGAAAGTAACAATACAGCAATTAGGGCTGCATTAGCCGCTCAACCAGATAGACGACATATTATTACTACCCAAGTAGAACACGCTGCTGTAATTAATGTTTGCAAACAACTAGAAAAACAAGGTTACACAGTTACTTATCTATCAGTTGACCGTCAGGGACAATTAGATTTAATGGAATTGGAAGCTGCATTAACTGGAAACACAGCTTTAGTTTCCACCATGTATGCTAACAACGAAAGTGGGACAATTTTCCCCATAGAAAAAATCGGTGCTTTAGCTAAAGAATATGGTGCAGTCTTCCATGTTGATGCAGTACAAGCCGTAGGTAAAATTCCTTTAAATATGAAGGAAAGTACCATTGACCTATTAACACTATCAGGTCATAAATTACACGCCCCCAAAGGCATTGGTGCTTTATATGTAAGACGCGGTTTCCATTTCCGTCCGTTGTTAATAGGCGGACATCAAGAACGGGGCCGGAGAGCAGGAACAGAAAATGTAGCGGGTATAATTGGTTTAGGAAAAGCAGCAGAACTCGAATTATTGCATATGCCAGAAGCAATTCAGCGAGAAAGCAAATTGCGCGATCGCCTAGAAGAAAACCTGCTACTTACTATTCCTAATTGTGAAGTAAATGGCGACCCTGCTCATCGCTTACCTAACACCACTAATATTGGCTTCAAATACATCGAAGGCGAAGCTATCTTACTCTCATTAGATCGATACGGGATTTGCGCTTCTTCTGGTTCTGCTTGCACTTCTGGCTCTTTAGAACCCTCTCATGTTTTGCGGGCAATGGGTTTACCTTATGTTATCCTTCACGGTTCGATCCGATTTAGTCTTAGCCGTTACACAACTGATGCAGAAATAGATCGAGTTTTAACTGTAATGCCAGGAATTGTAGAGAGATTGCGTTCCCTTTCACCCTTCAATAGTGACTCTGCTGACTGGTTGCAAGATAGACAAGAAGCCGTAACAGTTAGTAGATAA
- the nifU gene encoding Fe-S cluster assembly protein NifU, giving the protein MWDYTEKVLDLFYNPKNQGAIEETNEPGIAVVFGEVGSIACGDALRLHLKIDEPQDTILDARFQTFGCTSAIASSSALTELIKGLTLDQALKVTNREIADFLGGLPEAKMHCSVMGQEALEAAIYKYRGIEPEAHPEDEGTLICSCFGISEPRIRRAIVENNLTTAEQVTSYIKAGGGCGSCLYPIDDLIAEVFKEKANITKVATEIAFAKETKNQSPTQPLTPIQKISLIQKVLEEVRPLLIADGGDVELYDVEGDIVKVLLKGACGSCPSSTSTLKGLIETTLKEKVLPSLVVQAL; this is encoded by the coding sequence ATGTGGGACTACACTGAAAAAGTATTAGACTTATTCTACAACCCGAAAAACCAAGGGGCAATCGAAGAAACCAACGAACCAGGAATTGCCGTAGTCTTTGGCGAAGTAGGTAGTATTGCTTGCGGTGATGCTTTAAGACTACATCTCAAAATCGACGAACCCCAAGATACAATTCTCGATGCTCGTTTTCAAACCTTTGGTTGCACCAGCGCCATTGCTTCCTCTTCCGCTTTAACAGAATTAATCAAGGGTTTGACATTAGATCAAGCCTTAAAAGTCACCAACAGAGAAATCGCAGATTTTTTAGGTGGTTTGCCTGAAGCTAAAATGCACTGTTCTGTAATGGGACAAGAAGCCTTAGAAGCTGCCATTTATAAATATCGTGGCATTGAACCAGAAGCACACCCTGAAGATGAAGGCACTTTAATTTGTAGTTGCTTTGGTATCAGCGAACCGAGAATTCGTCGGGCAATTGTCGAAAACAATTTAACTACAGCAGAACAAGTAACTAGCTATATCAAAGCTGGTGGTGGTTGTGGTTCTTGTTTATATCCTATTGACGACTTAATTGCCGAAGTCTTCAAAGAGAAAGCCAACATCACCAAAGTTGCGACCGAGATTGCTTTTGCGAAAGAGACTAAAAATCAATCACCTACACAACCTTTGACACCCATCCAAAAAATCTCTTTAATTCAGAAAGTTTTAGAAGAAGTGCGCCCATTGCTAATCGCAGATGGAGGTGACGTAGAACTTTATGACGTAGAAGGAGATATTGTCAAAGTCTTGCTCAAAGGAGCTTGTGGTTCTTGTCCTAGTAGTACATCCACTCTGAAAGGGTTAATCGAAACTACTTTGAAAGAGAAAGTTTTACCCAGTTTAGTAGTACAAGCACTGTAA
- the nifH gene encoding nitrogenase iron protein — MTDEKIRQIAFYGKGGIGKSTTSQNTIAGMAELGQRVMIVGCDPKADSTRLMLHSKAQTTVLHLAAERGAVEDVELEEVLLTGYRDVRCVESGGPEPGVGCAGRGIITAINFLEENGAYEDLDFVSYDVLGDVVCGGFAMPIREGKAQEIYIVTSGEMMAMYAANNIARGVLKYAHSGGVRLGGLICNSRKVDRELELIETLAKRLNTQMLHFVPRDNVVQHAELRRMTVIEYAPQHPQAQEYRTLANKIIDNKNLTIPTPISMDELEDLLVEFGILGDDKEFEHLVGKTADEVPVTVGV; from the coding sequence ATGACTGACGAAAAAATTAGACAGATTGCATTCTACGGTAAAGGCGGTATTGGTAAGTCTACTACTTCCCAAAATACCATTGCCGGGATGGCTGAATTAGGTCAGCGCGTGATGATTGTAGGTTGCGACCCAAAAGCAGATTCTACCCGCTTAATGCTACACAGCAAAGCTCAAACAACCGTCTTACACCTAGCTGCTGAACGGGGAGCCGTCGAAGATGTAGAGCTAGAAGAAGTGTTACTTACTGGCTACAGAGACGTGCGTTGCGTAGAATCTGGCGGCCCAGAACCCGGTGTAGGTTGTGCAGGACGGGGGATCATCACCGCTATTAATTTCCTTGAAGAAAACGGTGCTTACGAAGATCTCGATTTTGTCAGCTATGACGTATTAGGCGACGTAGTTTGCGGCGGTTTCGCCATGCCAATTCGCGAAGGAAAAGCTCAAGAAATTTACATCGTCACCTCTGGTGAAATGATGGCAATGTACGCCGCAAATAACATTGCACGCGGTGTTCTCAAATATGCTCACTCCGGTGGTGTTCGTCTGGGTGGTTTAATTTGCAACAGCCGTAAAGTTGACCGTGAATTAGAACTAATCGAAACCTTAGCGAAGCGGTTGAATACTCAAATGCTTCACTTTGTCCCCCGCGATAACGTTGTGCAACACGCAGAATTGCGCCGCATGACAGTGATTGAGTATGCACCTCAACATCCTCAAGCCCAAGAGTATCGCACCCTTGCTAACAAGATTATCGACAACAAGAACCTGACAATTCCTACTCCTATTTCAATGGATGAATTAGAAGACTTACTGGTTGAATTCGGTATTCTTGGTGATGACAAAGAATTCGAGCATCTAGTTGGCAAGACTGCGGATGAAGTCCCTGTAACAGTTGGTGTTTAA
- the nifD gene encoding nitrogenase molybdenum-iron protein alpha chain: protein MTPIESTTIDPQDLAAEVVDKKALIKEALELYPDKAKKKREKHLNVYEEGKSDCGVKSNIKSVPGSMTTRGCAYAGSKGVVWGPIKDMIHISHGPVGCGYYSWSGRRNYYIGTTGIDSFGTMQFTSDFQERDIVFGGDKKLAKLITELDELFPLNRGVSIQSECPIGLIGDDIEAVAKKASKEIGKTVVPVRCEGFRGVSQSLGHHIANDTIRDWVFPQADKKKKELGHEGTPYDVAIIGDYNIGGDAWSSRILLEEIGLRVVAQWSGDGTLHEMMMTPTVKLNLVHCYRSMNYISRHMEEAYGIPWLEYNFFGPTQIAASLREIAGKFDQKIQDNAEKVIAKYEAQTKAVLDKFYSRLEGKTVALMVGGLRPRHVVPAFHDLGMKLIGTGYEFGHNDDYKRTTHYIEDGTLIYDDVSAYEFEHFVKELKPDLIASGIKEKYVFQKMALPFRQMHSWDYSGPYHGYDGFAIFARDMDLALNSPTWGLIGAPWKK from the coding sequence ATGACTCCTATCGAATCTACTACTATTGACCCTCAAGACTTAGCTGCGGAAGTTGTTGACAAAAAAGCCCTGATCAAAGAAGCTTTAGAACTCTATCCCGATAAAGCTAAGAAAAAACGGGAAAAGCACCTGAATGTCTACGAAGAAGGCAAATCAGATTGTGGCGTTAAGTCTAATATCAAATCCGTTCCCGGTTCCATGACCACACGCGGCTGCGCCTACGCTGGATCGAAAGGCGTAGTTTGGGGCCCAATCAAAGACATGATTCACATCAGTCATGGCCCCGTAGGTTGCGGTTATTATTCCTGGTCTGGTCGTCGCAACTACTATATCGGAACTACAGGCATTGATAGCTTTGGCACAATGCAATTTACATCCGATTTCCAAGAAAGAGATATCGTATTTGGTGGTGATAAAAAACTTGCCAAACTAATTACTGAACTAGACGAACTCTTCCCCTTAAATAGAGGCGTTTCGATTCAGTCTGAGTGTCCTATTGGTCTCATCGGAGACGATATCGAAGCTGTTGCCAAGAAAGCCAGCAAAGAAATCGGAAAAACCGTTGTACCTGTACGTTGTGAAGGCTTCCGGGGTGTCTCTCAATCCCTGGGACACCACATTGCAAACGACACTATCCGGGATTGGGTTTTTCCTCAAGCAGACAAGAAAAAGAAAGAACTGGGTCATGAAGGTACTCCCTACGATGTCGCAATTATTGGAGACTATAACATCGGTGGTGATGCTTGGTCTAGCCGCATTCTTCTCGAAGAAATTGGCTTGCGCGTAGTAGCTCAATGGTCGGGAGATGGCACGCTTCACGAAATGATGATGACCCCAACTGTGAAGCTAAATTTAGTTCACTGCTATCGCTCCATGAACTATATTAGCCGCCACATGGAAGAAGCTTATGGCATTCCTTGGTTGGAATATAACTTCTTTGGCCCAACTCAAATTGCTGCATCTCTGCGAGAAATTGCAGGTAAGTTTGACCAAAAAATCCAAGATAATGCTGAAAAAGTCATTGCTAAGTATGAAGCCCAAACTAAGGCCGTACTTGACAAATTCTACTCGCGCCTAGAAGGTAAGACTGTCGCTTTAATGGTTGGTGGTTTGCGTCCCCGCCACGTCGTTCCTGCCTTCCACGATTTAGGAATGAAACTAATCGGTACTGGTTACGAGTTTGGTCACAATGATGACTACAAACGCACGACTCATTACATTGAAGACGGCACCTTAATTTATGATGACGTTTCTGCTTATGAGTTCGAGCATTTTGTCAAGGAACTCAAGCCAGATTTAATTGCTTCCGGCATCAAAGAGAAGTATGTTTTCCAGAAAATGGCGCTTCCCTTCCGCCAGATGCACTCTTGGGATTATTCTGGCCCTTATCACGGTTACGATGGTTTTGCTATCTTCGCCCGCGATATGGATTTAGCCCTTAATAGTCCAACTTGGGGATTAATTGGTGCTCCTTGGAAGAAGTAA